In Pseudomonas campi, the sequence AGGGCGACCTCAACCTCGACACCGAAGAGCCGGTACCGACCCTGCTCAATCCGGTCGATGACGGCCCTGAGCCGGTGCTGGGTACGCCGAAGGAAACACTGCCGGTCGAGGAAGTGCTGGTGATCAACGTGGTGGCCCGCGAAGGCGAAGTCTTCAATGGCCCGGCGTTGCTGCAGAACATCCTGGAAAGTGGTCTGCGTTTCGGCGAGATGGACATCTTCCACCGCCACGAAAGCATGGCGGGCAATGGCGAGGTGCTGTTCTCCATGGCCAACGCGGTCAAGCCGGGCACCTTCGATCTGGACGATATCGAGCTGTTCAGCACCCGTGGCGTTAGCTTCTTCCTCGGCCTGCCGGGGCCGCGTCATCCGAAGCAGGCCTTCGATGTGATGGTGGCTGCTGCACGCAAGCTGTCCCATGAGCTGAACGGCGAGCTGAAGGATGACCAGCGCAGTGTGATGACCGCGCAGACCATCGAGCATTACCGTCAGCGCATCGCCGAGTTTGAACGCAAGAAACTGACCCACAAGCGCTAATCATCATCGCTACAGAGAAAGAGCAGCCCCGGCTGCTCTTTTCGTTTGAGAGATCACCGCAATGACCGACGCCACTATTGCCGCCCGCATTCTTGCCCTGCGCGCCGAGCTGGACCTGCACAGCCACCGTTACTACGTGCTGGACGAACCGAGCATCCCGGATGCCGAGTACGACCGCCTGTTCAACGAGCTGAAGGCGCTGGAGGCGGCGCATCCCGAGCTAGTCACGGCAGACTCGCCGACCCAACGAGTCGGTGGCGCCGCGCTCAGCGCCTTCGGTGAGGTCAGGCATGAAGTGCCGATGCTCAGCCTGGGCAACGCCTTCGAGGAAGACGACCTGCTGGACTTTGATCGCCGCGTGCGCGAAGGCCTGGATCTGCCGGCCGGTGACCTGTTCGGTGGCGGCGCGGAGATCGAGTATTGCTGCGAACCCAAGCTGGATGGCCTGGCCGTCAGCCTGCTGTACGAAAACGGCCTGCTGGTGCGCGGCGCGACCCGTGGCGACGGCAGCACCGGCGAGGACATCAGCACGAATGTGCGCACCATCCGCAACGTGCCGCTCAAGCTGCATGGCGAGGGCTGGCCGAGCGTACTGGAAGTGCGCGGCGAAGTGTTCATGTCCAAGGCCGGCTTCGATGCGCTCAACGCGCGGCAAGTGGAAAGTGGTGGCAAGACCTTCGCCAACCCGCGCAACGCCGCAGCCGGCAGCCTGCGCCAGCTCGATCCGAAGATCACCGCCAGTCGCCCGCTGGAGTTCTGCTGCTATGGCATAGGCCGGGTCGAAGGCGAGTTGCCGACGACCCAGGTGGGCATCCTGCAGCAATTGAGAGTCTGGGGGCTGCCGATCAGTCGCGAGCTGAAACTGGCCAAGGGCGCCGATGCGTGCCTGGCCTACTACCGCGATATCGGTGAACGCCGCGCCAGCCTGGCCTACGAGATCGATGGCGTGGTGTTCAAGGTCAACGACCTGGCCTACCAGCGCGAGCTGGGCTTCCGCGCCCGCGAGCCGCGCTGGGCCATTGCCCACAAGTTCCCGGCCAGCGAGGAGCTGACCGAGCTGCTGGATGTCGAGTTCCAGGTTGGCCGCACCGGTGCGGTCACGCCGGTGGCGCGGCTGAAACCGGTCAAGGTGGCCGGGGTGATGGTATCCAACGCGACCTTGCACAACATGGATGAAGTGGCGCGCCTGGGCCTGATGGTCGGCGATACGGTGATCATCCGCCGCGCCGGTGATGTGATTCCGCAGGTTATGCAGGTGGTGCTCGAGCGCCGCCCGGCTGATGCACGGCCGGTGCATATCCCCGAGCAGTGCCCGGTGTGTGGCTCGGCGGTGGAACGCACCCAGCTGGTCAAACGCAGCAAGGGCAAGGAAACCTTCAGCGAGGGCTCGGTATACCGCTGCGTCGGCCGCCTGGCCTGCGGTGCCCAGCTCAAGCAGGCGATCATCCATTACGTGTCGCGACGGGCCCTGGATATCGAAGGGCTGGGCGACAAGATCGTCGAGCAGCTGGTGGATACCGGCCTCGTCGCCTCGCCGGCCGATCTCTACACCCTGAGCTATGAGCAGGTGGTGGTGCTGGAAGGTTTCGCCGACCTGTCCACGCGCAACCTGCTGACGGCGATTGCCGAGAGCAAGCGGCCGACCCTGGCGCGCTTCATCTATGCCCTAGGTATTCCCGATGTCGGCGAAGAGACCGCCAAGCTGCTGGCCCGCGCTCTGGGTTCGCTGGCCCGTATCCAGGCAGCGCTACCTGAAGTGCTGACCTGGCTGCCGGATGTCGGTGGCGAAGTGGCTCATGAGATCCACAGCTTCTTCGAGGACAGTCACAACCAGACTGTTATCGCCCAGTTGCTGGAGCGCGGCGTGCAGTTGCAGGAGGAGGGCGAGCTGCATGCCGAGTTCGCCGCCTGCACCACGTTCCCCGAATTCCTCGATCGCCTGAATATCGCCGGAATCGCCGCCACCGGGGCGAAGAATCTCGCAGAAAAAGGCGGCAGCCTGGAAGGGGTAATCGCCCTCAGCCAGGACTGGCTGGAGCTTTCCGTGATGAAGGGCCTCAACGAAAAGGCCAAACAGTCGCTGCGCGAGTTTTTTGTCGTGGCCGAGAACGTCGCCAGGGCGCGCGCCATCGAGCAGCAGTTGCTGGCGTTCGGCATGCACTGGGCCAGCGAGAAGAAGCAGGTCGCCGGCTTGCCGCTGGCTGGGCAGACCTGGGTTCTGACCGGCACGCTGGAGGTGATGAGTCGCGACGTTGCCAAGGAGAAGCTGGAGGCTTTGGGTGCCAAGGTGGCTGGTTCGGTGTCGGCCAAGACCACCTGCGTGGTTGCCGGGCCTGGCGCTGGCTCGAAGCTGGCCAAGGCCAGTGAGCTGGGGGTGCGGGTGATGGATGAAGCGGAGTTTCTGACCGCTTTGAGCGGCTTCGGCGCTTAACGCGCGGGGCGGTTCGACCCCGGGGCAAGCCCGGGGTCGCGGTACTGCTTAGCTACCGGTGACAGTCACGCAGGTTTTACCGAAGAACGGGTAGAAACCTTTGGTGTGGTAGTCGGCGGAGGCAACGCTGGAGATGCTGCCATTGGCCTTGGCGCCTTCAATGGAGGCGTCGCCCTTGTTGATCAAACCGATGATGGTGGTAGCGCAGGAAGTACCCTGCTTGCTGCCCTGAGCGGTGGTGGCGGTGATCGGGCCTTTGACATCCGTGATCAGGCCAACACCGACTGGCGACAGGCCAGTGGCGCAACCGCTCAACAGGGTGGCGAGTGCTGCGGCAGTAACAATCTTCTTCAACATGCTGTGATTTCCTTGTTCTTATCTATCCATGGGGCCTCGCCGCGGGGGGCGAGGTCCAGACGACGTTAAAGGAGCATTGGGCTGCGGTACAGCTCGCGTTGATGGTTCCTGAACCTGGATCAACTTCCTGACCTGTTCTACAGCAATGCAGGCGCGCAGGCAGACTGGCTATTTAGTTAAGCGCGTCGGTCAGGGCCTTGGCCGGTACCAGTTTGACCACCTTCTTGGCGGCGATTTCGATGGCCTTGCCGGTTTGCGGGTTACGCCCGGTGCGCGCAGGGCGCTCGCTGACTTTCAGTTTTCCGATGCCCGGCAGGGTGATTTCGCCGTCGTTTTCCAGGGCGTCGGTAACGATCTCCCCGAGTTGTTCGAGCAGGGCGCGTACATCGCTCTTCTGCAGGTCGATGGCTTCGGCGAGGTCGGAAATCAGCTGGTCTTTGGTGATGGCCATGAGGCGCTCCATGCAACAGGGGGAAGATGCCCGCAGGGCGGGCGATTCGGCTGGCACGCTACCACAAAGCGCTGTTGTTTCGGCATCGCTGCCAGGGCTTAGGGGCTGCTAGGCGCGCTGTTCAAGAAAATGACTATGCTTACCGACATAACTACAAACTGCTCATAAGCTGTGGAGTCTTGTCATGTTTCGTCTATTCGCCGATCTAGGATTCCGCTGGAAAATTGCCCTGCCGATTTTTCTGCTCGCCCTGTTGCTGGTGCTCATGGGCGTTCTGGGTATGCAGGGCATCAGCCAGGTGACCGACTCCAGTACCCGTCTGACCAACCGCTACCTGCCCGCCATCAGCCTGTTGTTGAATGCCGACCGCGACCTGTACCAGGCCTTCGTCGCCGAGCGCAGCTTGCTCGACGAGGGTGCCAGTGACCATGCCGAGGCGCTCAAGGCAGCCCATGCCGAGAATGCCCAGCAAGCCTATGAGCGCGTGCACAAGTTCGCCGAGATGCAGCCGAGCCCTGAAGCGCTCAAGCTGGTAGCGGACTTTGATCGGGGTTTCGCCCAGTGGAAGGCCACTTCCAGCCGCGTGCTGGAGTTGGCCAGCAGTGATCCTGCTGCAGCTTCCCAACTGAGCTACGGTGACAGTGAGGCGCAGTTCGAGGCTATCCGCGACCCGATCGACAAGCTCGGCGAGCTGGAAGACACCGCCGCCAATGCCGAAGGCACCGCAGCTATTGCCCTGGGCGAGAAGCGCAGCTGGCAGCAAGGCGGGATCATCATTATCGGCCTGCTGATCTGCACCGTGCTGGTGGTGGGCTTCCCGATCCTGGTGACCCGCCCACTGCACAACCTGCTGCACCGCATCGAGCAGATCGCCGATGGTGATGGTGACCTGCGCGTGCGCCTGGAGGTGCTTTCGCGTGATGAGCTGGGCAAGCTCAGCCATGCCTTCAACCGCTTCCTCGACAAACTGCAGCCGCTGATCAAGGAGGTCGGTCGGGTTACCGGTGAGGTGGCTGACTCGGCGGATTCCCTGGCCGGCATGGCGGCAGCCAATGATCGCCTGATCAGCAGCGAACATGCCGCGGTGGATCAGGTCAGTACCGCGGCGACCGAAATGAGCAGCGCCGTGCACGAGGTGGCGCGCAATGCGCAGAATGCCGCCGATGCTGCGCGCAGTGCCGAAACCCAGTCGCGTGATGGTGCGCAGGTAGTGGGTGCGACCATCCATGCCATCCGCCAGTTGGCCCAGGAAGTGGAAAGTGCCTCGGCGACCATCCAGACCCTGGAGCAGGAAACCGCCAACATCGGCGCCGTGCTGGCGGTGATCAAGGGCATTGCCGAACAGACCAACCTGCTCGCGCTGAATGCCGCCATCGAAGCCGCGCGTGCCGGTGAGCAGGGCCGCGGCTTCGCCGTGGTCGCCGATGAGGTGCGCGCCTTGGCGGCACGTACCCAGGACTCGACCAAGGACATCCAGCAGATGATCGAGCGCCTGCAGACAGGCGTGCAGAATGCGGTCAAGGCCATGCACTCGGGCAGCGAGAAGGCCCGCGACAGTGTTGAGCGGGCGGCCGGGGTGGATGGTGCGTTGTCGGCCACTGGCGACTCGGTGGCGCGGATCAACGACATGGCGGCACAGATCGCCACCGCTTGCGAGGAGCAGAGTGCGGTGACCGAAGAGATCGCGCGCAATATCAGCGATATCCGCGACCTGTCCAACGAGGCGGCCCAAACGTCCGAGCAGAGCACCCAGGCCAGCGCCCGACTGTCCGAGCTGTCCCACGGCCTGGAGCAACTGGTGGGCCGCTTCCGCGTCTGACCAGAGATGCGGGTATTGGCCTGTTCTCTGAGCTAAGTGCTTGAAGCGGTTGTAAGTTCGCCTCCAATCAGTACAATGGCGCGGCTCGTCTCCTGACGGGCTTCGTTATGGTGGTCCCATCGGTCCCCTCGCAACGATTACCCGTTAACCTGGTCAGATCCGGAAGGAAGCAGCCACAGCGGGAACATCGTGTGCCGGGGTGTGGCTGGTGGGGCCGCCTCCATAACCCGCCTTGGGTTAGTCGTTTCTCCTCCCTATCTCAACTCTTTTGCTGGCTAGCCCTGTGTGCTGTGGCTGGGCAAACGTCTTGTCGTGGGCGCGGAAAGTCGCTTTGACTGCTGCGCATGGCGATTGCCGACGCGCAATCCGCCAGCGCGGATGCAATTTACCCGGTGCTCCGCTAGGATTAGCCCCTCGGTTACCCAGACGCGACGGTTTTCCATGAGTTATCAGGTTCTTGCACGTAAATGGCGTCCGCGCTCGTTCCGCGAAATGGTCGGCCAGACCCATGTGCTCAAGGCCCTGATCAATGCCCTGGACAGCCAGCGCCTGCACCATGCATACCTGTTCACCGGCACCCGCGGGGTGGGCAAGACCACCATCGCGCGGATCATCGCCAAGTGCCTGAACTGCGAGACCGGCATCAGCTCCACCCCGTGTGGACAGTGCTCGGTGTGCCGCGAGATCGACGAGGGCCGCTTCGTCGACCTGATCGAAGTCGACGCCGCCAGCCGCACCAAGGTCGAAGACACCCGTGAACTGCTGGAAAACGTGCAATACGCACCCAGCCGCGGGCGCTACAAGGTCTACCTGATCGACGAAGTGCACATGCTCTCCACGCACTCGTTCAACGCGCTGCTCAAGACCCTCGAAGAGCCGCCACCCCACGTCAAATTCCTGCTCGCCACCACCGACCCGCAGAAACTGCCGGTCACCATTCTCTCGCGCTGCCTGCAGTTCTCCCTGAAGAACATGCCGCCGGAGCGGGTGGTCGAGCACCTGACCCACGTGCTGACTGCCGAGAGCGTGCCGTTCGAGGACGACGCTCTGTGGCTGCTCGGCCGCGCCGCCGATGGTTCGATGCGTGATGCCATGAGTCTGACCGACCAGGCCATCGCCTTCGGTGAAGGCAAGGTGCTGGCCGCCGATGTACGTTCCATGCTCGGCACCCTCGACCACGGCCAGGTGTATGGCGTGTTGCATGCGCTGCTGGAAGGCGATGCCCGAGCTCTGCTCGAAGCGGTGCGTCATCTGGCCGAGCAAGGCCCGGATTGGGGCGGCGTGCTGTCCGAGATGCTCAACGTGCTGCACCGTGTGGCCGTGGCTCAGGCTCTGCCGGAAGCGGTGGACAACGGCCAGGGCGACCGCGACAAGGTGCTGGCGCTGGCCCAGGCGCTGCCGGCCGAGGATGTGCAGTTCTATTACCAGATGGGTCTGATCGGCCGCCGCGACCTGCCGCTGGCGCCGGATCCGCGCAGCGGTTTCGAGATGGTGTTGCTGCGTATGCTGGCGTTCCGTCCCGCAGATGCCGACGGAGCACCACGCTCACCTTTGAAGGAGTTACCGTCAAAGGACCTGGGAATCAGCAAGGCCACAGCTGATTCCACGCACAACCCAGTGGCCGGCGCAGCCATTGCTGCCCAGCCGGCTCCTATCGTTGCTCCTGTTGCCCCGCAGCCTGCTGCTGTAGTGCCAGCGCCAGTGGCCGCTGCCCCGGTGCCGGTTTCTGCGCCCGTTGCGCCGGTGGTTGTCGAGGAACAAAGCAGCTCGCCGGTCAGCGTAGCCAGCGTGGTTGCAGCGACACCGGTGATCGATCTGCCTTGGGAAGAGAAATCGACCCAGCCAGTCGTGCAAGTGGCTGAAGCCGTAGTCGAGCCACTGGCGCCACCGGTTGTCACTGAGCCGGTCAGCGAGCCCGAACCGGTTCCTGCTGTAGCCGCCCCAGAACCTGCGCCGGCCGCCGCTGTACCGGCGGCAGCCGCGCTGGCTGCACCTGCAGTCCCGGTCGCTGCAGTCGTCGAGGAGGGCGATGACGACGAACCGCCTCCTGGCGATTACGACTATGCCGAAGTCGATGGCGATAGCCTCGATTACAACTTCGATGTGTCCGCAGCCGAACCCGTGGCTGAGGCGGAACCCTTGCCAGCGGCCCAACCGGCCACCGGCCTGGCTGCCGAGTGGCTGGACCTGTTCCCGCGCCTGGGGCTGTCCGGCATGACCGGCAGCATCGGCGCCAACTGCACCCTGATCGAAGCCAATGGCGATGACTGGTTGCTGCACCTGGACCCGGGCCACAGTGCCCTGTTCAATGCCACCCAGCAGCGTCGCCTCAACGATGCCCTCAACCAGCATCTCGGGCGTAGTATCAACCTGCGCATCGAGCTGATCCTGCCCGAGCAGGAAACACCGGCCCAGGCGGCTTCGCGCAAGCGTGCCGAGCGCCAGCGCCAGGCGGAGCAGTCGATCCACGATGACCCGCTGGTGCAGAAAATGATTCAACAGTTCGCCGCGGTGATCCGCGCCGACTCCATCGAACCTGTGAACAATTAAGGAGTTCACCATGATGAAAGGTGGCATGGCAGGCCTGATGAAACAGGCTCAGCAGATGCAAGAAAAAATGGCCAAGATGCAGGAAGAGTTGGCCAACGCCGAAGTCACCGGCCAGTCCGGCGCTGGCCTGGTCAGCGTGGTGATGACCGGTCGCCACGACGTCAAGCGCATCACCCTGGACGACAGCCTGATGCAGGAAGACAAGGAAGTGCTCGAAGACCTGATCGCTGCAGCGGTCAACGATGCGGTGCGCAAGGTCGAGCAGAACAGCCAGGACAAGATGTCCGGCGTGACAGCCGGCATGCAACTCCCCCCCGGCTTCAAAATGCCCTTCTAAATCGGGGCGTCCAGCCGCAGCACATAGCGGCGTTGCGATTCGGTCCGGGCATGCTCATTTACGGCCAGTAAACTCCGCTGCCCGGACCGAATCGCGCCTTGCTCTGCACCGCGTCTGATCACCCCTCGCTCCGTGCCTATCATTCAAAGCCATCTCCTACGGTATTCCCCATGAGCTTCAGCCCGCTGATTCGCCAACTGGTCGACGCCCTGCGCATCCTGCCCGGAGTGGGGCAGAAGACCGCTCAGCGCATGGCGTTGCAGATGCTCGAGCGCGATCGCAGTGGCGGTATGCGTCTGGCTCAGGCGCTGACTGCGGCGATGGAAGGGGTGGGGCATTGCTCGCGCTGCCGTACCTTGAGTGAGGATGAGCTGTGCCCGCAGTGTGCCGACCCGCGCCGCGATGATTCGCTGCTGTGCGTGGTGGAAGGGCCGCTGGATGTATTTGCGGTGGAGCAGACCGGCTACCGCGGCCGCTACTTTGTGCTCAAGGGCCACCTGTCACCGCTTGATGGCTTGGGTCCTGAAGCCATCGGCATTCCCGAGTTGCTGGCGCGGGTTTCGGTCAGCCATTTCGCCGAGCTGATCCTCGCCACCAACCCGACGGTGGAAGGCGAGGCTACGGCCCATTACATCGCACAGATGCTCGCCGGCAAAGGCATCATCCTGTCGCGCATTGCCCACGGTGTGCCCCTGGGTGGTGAGCTGGAGCTGGTGGATGGCGGCACCCTGGCGCATGCCTTCGCCGGGCGCCGGCCAATCGCTGACTGAGCGAGTTATCCAGGTAGCTGCCCGGCCAATTGCGCCAGGGCTGGCTCCGCCATTTCATAGGCCAGCCACTTGCTCACCGGGCGTCCGCCGAGACGCTGGTAGAAGCGTTCCGCACGGCTGTTGCCGACCAATACGTCCCACTTCATGCGCCCTGCGCCCTGCGCCCTGGTCTATAGCCCAGCTCGCCACGCCGGCCAGCAGCTGCCTGCCCAGTCCCTGCTCGCGCTGTTCAGGTTGCAGGTACAGCTCCTTGAGCAGGCAGGTTGGGCGCAGATCGTAGGTGAAGGGGATCAGCAGCGCCACGGCATAGCCACACGGCACACCAACGCTCTCGGCGACAAACACCTGGCACTGCGCGCCGGGGCCAAAGGCCCGTTCACACAGCGCCTGGGCATCAACAGCGAAGTCCGTCAGGTAATCCTCGAATGCCGCCAGCTCGC encodes:
- the zipA gene encoding cell division protein ZipA, with amino-acid sequence MEIGLREWLIVIGIIVIAGILFDGWRRMRGGKGKLKFKLDHSFSNLPDDDSDPDLLSPPRILDRKREPGLSEEDMPSMSATELNRRRNIEPQQGDLNLDTEEPVPTLLNPVDDGPEPVLGTPKETLPVEEVLVINVVAREGEVFNGPALLQNILESGLRFGEMDIFHRHESMAGNGEVLFSMANAVKPGTFDLDDIELFSTRGVSFFLGLPGPRHPKQAFDVMVAAARKLSHELNGELKDDQRSVMTAQTIEHYRQRIAEFERKKLTHKR
- the ligA gene encoding NAD-dependent DNA ligase LigA: MTDATIAARILALRAELDLHSHRYYVLDEPSIPDAEYDRLFNELKALEAAHPELVTADSPTQRVGGAALSAFGEVRHEVPMLSLGNAFEEDDLLDFDRRVREGLDLPAGDLFGGGAEIEYCCEPKLDGLAVSLLYENGLLVRGATRGDGSTGEDISTNVRTIRNVPLKLHGEGWPSVLEVRGEVFMSKAGFDALNARQVESGGKTFANPRNAAAGSLRQLDPKITASRPLEFCCYGIGRVEGELPTTQVGILQQLRVWGLPISRELKLAKGADACLAYYRDIGERRASLAYEIDGVVFKVNDLAYQRELGFRAREPRWAIAHKFPASEELTELLDVEFQVGRTGAVTPVARLKPVKVAGVMVSNATLHNMDEVARLGLMVGDTVIIRRAGDVIPQVMQVVLERRPADARPVHIPEQCPVCGSAVERTQLVKRSKGKETFSEGSVYRCVGRLACGAQLKQAIIHYVSRRALDIEGLGDKIVEQLVDTGLVASPADLYTLSYEQVVVLEGFADLSTRNLLTAIAESKRPTLARFIYALGIPDVGEETAKLLARALGSLARIQAALPEVLTWLPDVGGEVAHEIHSFFEDSHNQTVIAQLLERGVQLQEEGELHAEFAACTTFPEFLDRLNIAGIAATGAKNLAEKGGSLEGVIALSQDWLELSVMKGLNEKAKQSLREFFVVAENVARARAIEQQLLAFGMHWASEKKQVAGLPLAGQTWVLTGTLEVMSRDVAKEKLEALGAKVAGSVSAKTTCVVAGPGAGSKLAKASELGVRVMDEAEFLTALSGFGA
- a CDS encoding TRL-like family protein gives rise to the protein MLKKIVTAAALATLLSGCATGLSPVGVGLITDVKGPITATTAQGSKQGTSCATTIIGLINKGDASIEGAKANGSISSVASADYHTKGFYPFFGKTCVTVTGS
- a CDS encoding HU family DNA-binding protein, with translation MAITKDQLISDLAEAIDLQKSDVRALLEQLGEIVTDALENDGEITLPGIGKLKVSERPARTGRNPQTGKAIEIAAKKVVKLVPAKALTDALN
- a CDS encoding methyl-accepting chemotaxis protein — translated: MFRLFADLGFRWKIALPIFLLALLLVLMGVLGMQGISQVTDSSTRLTNRYLPAISLLLNADRDLYQAFVAERSLLDEGASDHAEALKAAHAENAQQAYERVHKFAEMQPSPEALKLVADFDRGFAQWKATSSRVLELASSDPAAASQLSYGDSEAQFEAIRDPIDKLGELEDTAANAEGTAAIALGEKRSWQQGGIIIIGLLICTVLVVGFPILVTRPLHNLLHRIEQIADGDGDLRVRLEVLSRDELGKLSHAFNRFLDKLQPLIKEVGRVTGEVADSADSLAGMAAANDRLISSEHAAVDQVSTAATEMSSAVHEVARNAQNAADAARSAETQSRDGAQVVGATIHAIRQLAQEVESASATIQTLEQETANIGAVLAVIKGIAEQTNLLALNAAIEAARAGEQGRGFAVVADEVRALAARTQDSTKDIQQMIERLQTGVQNAVKAMHSGSEKARDSVERAAGVDGALSATGDSVARINDMAAQIATACEEQSAVTEEIARNISDIRDLSNEAAQTSEQSTQASARLSELSHGLEQLVGRFRV
- the dnaX gene encoding DNA polymerase III subunit gamma/tau: MSYQVLARKWRPRSFREMVGQTHVLKALINALDSQRLHHAYLFTGTRGVGKTTIARIIAKCLNCETGISSTPCGQCSVCREIDEGRFVDLIEVDAASRTKVEDTRELLENVQYAPSRGRYKVYLIDEVHMLSTHSFNALLKTLEEPPPHVKFLLATTDPQKLPVTILSRCLQFSLKNMPPERVVEHLTHVLTAESVPFEDDALWLLGRAADGSMRDAMSLTDQAIAFGEGKVLAADVRSMLGTLDHGQVYGVLHALLEGDARALLEAVRHLAEQGPDWGGVLSEMLNVLHRVAVAQALPEAVDNGQGDRDKVLALAQALPAEDVQFYYQMGLIGRRDLPLAPDPRSGFEMVLLRMLAFRPADADGAPRSPLKELPSKDLGISKATADSTHNPVAGAAIAAQPAPIVAPVAPQPAAVVPAPVAAAPVPVSAPVAPVVVEEQSSSPVSVASVVAATPVIDLPWEEKSTQPVVQVAEAVVEPLAPPVVTEPVSEPEPVPAVAAPEPAPAAAVPAAAALAAPAVPVAAVVEEGDDDEPPPGDYDYAEVDGDSLDYNFDVSAAEPVAEAEPLPAAQPATGLAAEWLDLFPRLGLSGMTGSIGANCTLIEANGDDWLLHLDPGHSALFNATQQRRLNDALNQHLGRSINLRIELILPEQETPAQAASRKRAERQRQAEQSIHDDPLVQKMIQQFAAVIRADSIEPVNN
- a CDS encoding YbaB/EbfC family nucleoid-associated protein, with translation MMKGGMAGLMKQAQQMQEKMAKMQEELANAEVTGQSGAGLVSVVMTGRHDVKRITLDDSLMQEDKEVLEDLIAAAVNDAVRKVEQNSQDKMSGVTAGMQLPPGFKMPF
- the recR gene encoding recombination mediator RecR, with protein sequence MSFSPLIRQLVDALRILPGVGQKTAQRMALQMLERDRSGGMRLAQALTAAMEGVGHCSRCRTLSEDELCPQCADPRRDDSLLCVVEGPLDVFAVEQTGYRGRYFVLKGHLSPLDGLGPEAIGIPELLARVSVSHFAELILATNPTVEGEATAHYIAQMLAGKGIILSRIAHGVPLGGELELVDGGTLAHAFAGRRPIAD
- a CDS encoding GNAT family N-acetyltransferase, with translation MLNQARVRAAQVTDIPALLVLMRELAAFEDYLTDFAVDAQALCERAFGPGAQCQVFVAESVGVPCGYAVALLIPFTYDLRPTCLLKELYLQPEQREQGLGRQLLAGVASWAIDQGAGRRAHEVGRIGRQQPCGTLLPASRRTPGEQVAGL